A stretch of Henckelia pumila isolate YLH828 chromosome 4, ASM3356847v2, whole genome shotgun sequence DNA encodes these proteins:
- the LOC140862785 gene encoding uncharacterized protein — protein sequence MRTAQRRQKSYADHRRRDLEFSVGDHVFVRVAPMNGVMRFGKKGKLAPRFIGPFEILNRVGALAYRVALPPNLDGVHNFFHVSMLRKYVLNPSHVLSIEPLQLSPIMKYEERPIRILDRQERRLRNKSIPMIKVRWQNHSDEEATWEAEADIRTRYPELLGMS from the coding sequence atgaggactgcacaGAGAAGAcaaaagagttatgctgatcataggaggagagacttggagttctcggtaGGAGACCATGTGTTTGTCCGAGTAGCTCCTATGAATGGTGTAATGAGATTCGGGAAGAAAGGTAAATTAGCACCAAGGTTCATAGGACCCTTTGAAATATTGAACAGAGTAGGGGCATTGGCTTATAGGGTGGCCTTGCCTCCTAACCTTGATGGAGTTCATAACTTCTTCCACGTATCGATGCTAAGGAAGTACGTCTTGAATCCGTCCCATGTGCTTAGCATAGAACCTCTTCAGTTATCTCCTATCATGAAATACGAGGAGAGACCCATCCGAATTCTGGATAGACAAGAGAGGAGACTCCGGAACAAGTCGATCCCGATGATCAAagtgagatggcagaaccattcggatgaagaggccacttgggaagcagagGCGGATATCAGGACTCGTTATCCAGAGCTTCTTGGTATGTcctaa